From one Suricata suricatta isolate VVHF042 chromosome 8, meerkat_22Aug2017_6uvM2_HiC, whole genome shotgun sequence genomic stretch:
- the PEF1 gene encoding peflin, which produces MASYPYGQGCPGAGGQAPGAPPGSYYPGPPHAGGQYGSGLPPGGSYGGGPAPGGPYGPPAAGGPYGHPSPGGLPSGTPGGLYGGAAPGGPYGQPPPNSYGAQHPGPYGQGPPPGGIPPNVDPEAYSWFQSVDSDHSGYISIKELKQALVNSNWSTFNDETCLMMINMFDKTKSGRIDVYGFSALWRFIQQWKSLFQQYDRDRSGSISHAELQQALAQMGYNLSPQFTQLLVSRYCPRSASPAMQLDRFIQVCTQLQVLTEAFREKDTAVQGNIRLSFEDFVTMTASRML; this is translated from the exons ATGGCCAGCTACCCGTACGGGCAG GGCTGCCCAGGAGCTGGAGGACAAGCACCTGGAGCCCCTCCAGGTAGCTACTACCCTGGGCCCCCCCATGCTGGAGGGCAGTATGGTAGTGggctgccccctggtggcagtTACGGAGGGGGACCTGCCCCTGGCGGGCCTTATGGCCCACCAGCCGCTGGAGGACCCTATGGACACCCCAGTCCTGGGGGGCTCCCCTCTGGAACTCCAGGAGGATTGTATGGCGGTGCGGCCCCAGGAGGTCCCTACGGTCAGCCGCCTCCGAATTCCTACGGCGCCCAGCACCCTGGGCCTTACGGACAGGGACCTCCTCCAG GTGGCATTCCTCCCAATGTGGATCCGGAGGCTTACTCTTGGTTCCAGTCAGTAGACTCTGATCACAGTGGCTACATCTCCATCAAGGAGCTGAAGCAGGCCCTGGTCAACTCCAACTGGTCCACGTTCAACGATGAGACGTGCCTCATGATGATAA ACATGTTCGACAAGACGAAGTCAGGCCGCATCGACGTCTATGGATTCTCGGCCCTGTGGAGGTTCATCCAGCAGTGGAAAAGCCTCTTCCAGCAGTACGACCGGGACCGCTCGGGCTCCATCAGCCACGCCGAGCTGCAGCAAG CTCTGGCCCAGATGGGCTACAACCTGAGCCCCCAGTTCACCCAGCTCCTGGTCTCCCGCTATTGCCCTCGCTCTGCCAGCCCCGCCATGCAGCTCGACCGCTTCATCCAGGTGTGCACCCAGCTGCAGGTGCTGACCGAGGCTTTCCGGGAGAAGGACACAGCTGTGCAGGGCAATATCCGGCTCAGCTTCGAGGACTTCGTCACCATGACGGCTTCTCGGATGCTATGA